The Thermoplasmata archaeon genome includes a window with the following:
- the pyrH gene encoding UMP kinase, giving the protein MTIVAISIGGSVLFPENPDPAFIKELASLLLRKARRHRLLVVVGGGEQARRYIGLCRALGADETFLDEVGIRVTRLNASVLLAAVRKRAYPKVAEDLDEAVAASHRHPIVVMGGTHPGHTTDAVTVFAAEKAGAERIVITTNVAGVYTSNPHRDPRAKLLRRLTPSRLIEIVGGMAHEAGSKGVVDPLGARLIARSGITTCVLDGRDLKSLSAAIEGRRFRGSVIRF; this is encoded by the coding sequence ATGACGATTGTTGCGATCTCAATCGGGGGCTCCGTCCTGTTCCCGGAGAATCCCGACCCCGCCTTTATAAAAGAACTCGCATCCCTCCTCTTGAGGAAAGCGAGGAGGCACAGACTACTCGTCGTGGTCGGGGGCGGGGAGCAGGCGCGCAGATACATCGGCCTGTGCAGGGCCCTAGGCGCGGACGAGACCTTCCTTGACGAGGTGGGCATAAGGGTCACCCGTTTGAACGCCAGCGTCCTTCTGGCGGCGGTTCGCAAAAGAGCCTACCCGAAGGTCGCGGAGGACCTGGACGAGGCTGTGGCGGCCTCCCACAGGCACCCAATCGTAGTTATGGGGGGGACGCATCCCGGCCACACCACCGATGCCGTGACAGTCTTCGCTGCGGAGAAGGCCGGAGCGGAGCGAATAGTCATCACCACCAATGTGGCCGGTGTCTACACCTCCAACCCGCACAGGGACCCGCGGGCCAAGCTCCTCCGGCGCCTCACACCTTCCAGGCTTATAGAAATAGTCGGGGGGATGGCCCATGAGGCCGGCTCGAAGGGCGTCGTGGATCCGCTGGGGGCTCGGCTGATTGCCCGCTCTGGTATAACGACTTGCGTGCTCGATGGCAGGGACCTGAAGAGCCTGAGCGCAGCCATCGAGGGCAGGAGGTTCAGGGGGAGTGTTATCCGGTTCTAA
- the pyrI gene encoding aspartate carbamoyltransferase regulatory subunit has translation MREVKVTPIKNGTVIDHITPGMALHVLRIIGISETGVRSTVSVLMHVPSHKVKFKDIVKVEDRELDKSQVDKIALIAPDATINIIRNYNVVEKYHVEPPQEVVGLVRCENPGCISNAPREPVKSRFSVVSKSPLRLKCHYCERETTEIAKNLL, from the coding sequence ATGAGGGAAGTCAAGGTCACGCCTATAAAAAACGGAACAGTGATAGACCACATCACGCCCGGTATGGCCCTCCATGTTCTCAGAATCATCGGGATATCCGAGACGGGCGTGCGCTCAACGGTCAGCGTCCTTATGCACGTTCCGAGCCACAAGGTAAAGTTCAAGGACATTGTCAAGGTAGAGGACCGGGAGCTCGACAAGTCCCAAGTGGACAAAATCGCGCTCATCGCGCCTGACGCGACGATAAACATCATCAGGAACTACAATGTGGTCGAGAAGTACCACGTCGAGCCGCCCCAAGAGGTGGTCGGTTTGGTGAGGTGCGAGAACCCGGGATGCATCTCCAACGCCCCGAGGGAGCCTGTGAAGAGCAGATTCTCAGTGGTGTCCAAGAGCCCCCTCAGGCTCAAGTGCCACTATTGCGAGAGGGAGACCACCGAGATCGCCAAAAACCTCCTCTGA
- the pyrB gene encoding aspartate carbamoyltransferase produces MEYVALEGGKELDLSGRDIVSIRDLTKEEIIAILERAEKALPVARGERGSRALEGKILATLFYEPSTRTRLSFESAMLRLGGSVIGFAEVSGASVAKGETLADTVRMAESYADVIVLRHPHEGAARLAADFSSKPVINAGDGAGQHPTQTLLDLFTIKMEKGDIAENNVVLVGDLKYGRTVHSLSYALSLFGASVTCVAPPSLQMPPEIVSQLRQMGARFNQSDSLESVISGADVLYVTRIQRERFPDPEEYRKVENAYRIDNSLLANAKKSLIVLHPLPRLAEIAPEVDNGPHARYFKQAFYGVPVRMALLSMILGKEEV; encoded by the coding sequence ATGGAGTATGTTGCTCTAGAAGGAGGAAAGGAGTTGGACCTCTCTGGAAGAGATATTGTGTCCATCAGGGACCTCACCAAAGAGGAGATCATCGCCATCCTGGAGCGCGCCGAGAAAGCCCTACCTGTGGCGCGCGGCGAGAGGGGGAGCAGGGCGCTAGAAGGCAAGATTCTCGCCACCCTTTTTTATGAGCCGAGCACGAGGACCAGGCTCTCATTCGAGAGCGCCATGCTCAGGCTCGGGGGATCCGTCATCGGCTTTGCCGAGGTTTCAGGTGCCTCCGTTGCAAAGGGAGAAACGCTCGCCGACACGGTCAGGATGGCCGAGTCGTATGCCGATGTTATAGTCCTCAGGCATCCACACGAGGGAGCCGCAAGGCTCGCCGCCGATTTCTCCTCGAAGCCTGTCATAAACGCTGGGGATGGTGCGGGCCAGCACCCGACCCAGACCCTTCTGGATCTTTTCACGATTAAAATGGAGAAGGGAGATATCGCCGAGAACAATGTGGTACTAGTCGGGGATCTCAAGTACGGCAGAACCGTCCATTCCCTCTCCTACGCCCTCTCGCTCTTTGGAGCGAGCGTGACCTGCGTCGCTCCACCCTCACTCCAGATGCCCCCCGAAATCGTGTCCCAGCTGCGCCAGATGGGCGCGCGGTTCAACCAGTCCGACTCGCTAGAGAGCGTGATTTCCGGCGCGGACGTTCTCTATGTTACCCGCATTCAGCGGGAGCGTTTCCCCGACCCAGAGGAGTACAGAAAGGTCGAGAACGCCTACAGGATAGACAACAGCCTCCTCGCCAACGCCAAAAAGAGCCTGATCGTGCTCCACCCCCTGCCAAGGCTCGCGGAGATAGCACCGGAGGTGGACAACGGTCCCCACGCTAGGTACTTCAAGCAGGCCTTCTACGGCGTTCCTGTCAGGATGGCCCTTCTGTCGATGATTCTTGGCAAAGAAGAGGTGTAG
- a CDS encoding DUF504 domain-containing protein has protein sequence MKTVRSVLNELKWRPNTDFSKVTVEYVHRGAPGNIASISGGDIISLESWMMVVRRPGASPANGAPGPGRVAIPYHRVVRVSYNGKVVMERGSGMAKGGEGGAVARDAGESIQEGGSGGGGAKPGERSAEPVETRPAATREEE, from the coding sequence ATGAAGACTGTTCGAAGCGTCCTTAACGAGCTCAAGTGGAGACCTAACACCGACTTTTCGAAGGTGACCGTGGAATATGTCCACCGCGGCGCGCCCGGGAATATTGCCTCTATCAGCGGCGGAGACATCATCTCTCTTGAGTCCTGGATGATGGTTGTGAGGCGCCCCGGCGCCTCTCCCGCCAATGGCGCGCCAGGGCCAGGCCGGGTGGCCATACCCTACCATAGGGTGGTCAGGGTGAGCTACAATGGGAAGGTGGTGATGGAGCGGGGGTCTGGAATGGCGAAAGGGGGAGAGGGAGGAGCCGTCGCCCGGGATGCCGGGGAATCCATCCAGGAGGGAGGGAGTGGTGGTGGAGGGGCGAAGCCAGGGGAGCGCTCGGCCGAGCCTGTGGAGACGAGGCCTGCAGCGACCAGAGAGGAGGAATAG